A window of the Haloquadratum walsbyi C23 genome harbors these coding sequences:
- a CDS encoding Nif3-like dinuclear metal center hexameric protein → MEEQTFITRLDDRLDTAAYADVDASMNGLQVGTTNGHINTVAVAVDAAMATIDIAIERDVDLLLTHHGLSWGGIDRVTGREYAQIESLMSADIDLYVSHLPLDGHCQLGNAAGLADYIDLNPDSRTAFGELGSVTIGCRGYLDDSVATETIQSRLETLHTDDQSVQVLPFGPDSIESIAIVTGSGADWLDEAAATDVDAFITGEGKQKIYHEARELGVTVFLAGHYATETFGVRHVGEIIESWGVETTFIDHPTGL, encoded by the coding sequence ATGGAGGAACAAACATTCATTACTCGCCTCGACGACCGACTTGACACGGCAGCATACGCTGATGTTGATGCCAGTATGAATGGACTTCAGGTTGGCACAACTAACGGTCATATTAATACTGTTGCTGTTGCTGTTGATGCTGCGATGGCAACGATTGATATCGCTATCGAACGAGACGTTGATTTACTCCTTACCCACCATGGTCTCAGTTGGGGCGGAATCGACCGTGTAACCGGACGTGAGTATGCACAGATTGAGTCGCTCATGAGTGCTGATATTGATCTATATGTCTCACATCTCCCGCTCGATGGGCATTGTCAACTCGGAAATGCAGCCGGTCTTGCCGATTATATTGATTTGAATCCTGATTCGCGAACCGCCTTTGGTGAACTTGGGTCAGTAACAATCGGATGTCGCGGATATCTTGATGATTCAGTAGCAACTGAAACAATACAATCACGACTTGAAACGCTTCATACCGACGATCAATCGGTACAAGTGCTTCCATTTGGTCCCGATTCAATTGAGAGTATTGCTATTGTTACTGGTTCAGGGGCTGACTGGCTCGATGAAGCTGCAGCAACTGATGTTGACGCGTTCATTACAGGTGAAGGAAAGCAGAAAATATATCATGAGGCGCGGGAACTGGGAGTCACTGTATTCCTTGCTGGACACTACGCAACTGAGACGTTTGGCGTCAGACATGTTGGCGAAATAATTGAATCATGGGGAGTTGAGACGACATTTATTGACCATCCAACAGGGTTGTGA
- a CDS encoding IS4-like element ISHwa5 family transposase, whose product MKRWLYRIVQSLRTALPEEAVARTARATDLVQRGREIGSVPFLWSFLFGTTQSDGSVTKVRNFYEAFTDHDAAYSSIQQWITPELKQLLSETFAHLNIELGATESSLGGRFDRFRDVFITDATDCTLSAASFEDFPGYSDDHAGAQLHMIESLASRAPFFASITDVRTDELSQLQIGDWVADSLLLDDLGYHDYGKIARIDELGGWFVNRLKVNSNGPITEELERWPTGAISLEGTHIQDVLPDLYRSEIDALAQFDTPSSDSELLPCEFRLVVTESDEAADEEDAPDADHEYHLYVTNLPKEWFSPREVAALYSARWSIETLIQEAKSVFGLDEISVRTTESIECFMLASMVMVLLSRYLLRQIRAGLGSARDSSVEEETETQPMSFSKRLRAFGTDILRMLAEQFGYSGEPGETIVKSAIDRNVNRHALTERVAYGTVDPNLTKAGELATIRPG is encoded by the coding sequence ATGAAGCGGTGGCTTTACCGAATTGTCCAGTCACTTCGGACAGCACTTCCAGAAGAGGCCGTGGCGCGAACTGCTCGCGCCACGGACCTCGTTCAACGAGGTCGAGAAATCGGATCAGTGCCGTTTCTCTGGTCGTTCCTCTTTGGAACGACACAGTCAGACGGCTCTGTAACCAAGGTACGGAACTTCTACGAGGCGTTCACTGATCACGACGCCGCCTATTCGTCGATCCAGCAGTGGATCACGCCCGAACTCAAGCAACTGCTCAGCGAGACGTTTGCTCACCTCAACATCGAACTCGGCGCAACAGAATCTTCTCTCGGCGGGCGGTTTGATCGCTTCCGTGATGTCTTCATCACAGATGCGACTGACTGCACGCTCTCAGCAGCTTCCTTCGAGGATTTTCCCGGCTACAGCGACGATCATGCTGGAGCACAGCTCCACATGATCGAATCACTCGCTTCGCGTGCACCGTTTTTCGCCTCAATCACCGACGTTCGTACTGACGAGTTGAGCCAACTCCAGATCGGTGACTGGGTTGCTGATTCACTGCTGTTGGACGATCTTGGCTACCACGACTACGGCAAGATTGCACGGATTGACGAGCTTGGTGGCTGGTTCGTGAATCGGCTGAAAGTCAACTCAAACGGCCCGATTACCGAAGAACTCGAGAGATGGCCCACAGGTGCCATCTCTCTGGAAGGCACCCACATCCAAGATGTCCTTCCAGACCTCTACCGCAGCGAAATCGACGCACTCGCGCAGTTCGATACACCAAGTTCAGACAGCGAACTTCTCCCCTGTGAGTTCCGCCTCGTCGTGACGGAGTCCGACGAGGCGGCTGATGAAGAAGACGCACCTGACGCCGATCACGAGTATCACCTGTACGTGACGAATCTCCCGAAAGAGTGGTTCTCGCCCCGGGAAGTCGCAGCGTTGTACTCTGCGAGATGGAGCATTGAAACGCTCATTCAGGAAGCGAAATCCGTGTTCGGCCTTGACGAAATCTCGGTCCGGACGACGGAATCGATCGAGTGTTTCATGCTGGCGTCGATGGTGATGGTACTGCTCAGCCGGTACTTGTTGCGGCAGATTCGAGCAGGGCTCGGATCTGCCCGCGATAGCTCCGTTGAGGAAGAGACTGAGACACAGCCGATGTCGTTCTCGAAGCGTCTTCGGGCGTTTGGAACGGATATTCTGAGGATGCTGGCCGAGCAGTTTGGATACTCGGGGGAACCGGGGGAAACGATCGTCAAGAGTGCTATTGATCGAAATGTGAACCGCCACGCGCTCACGGAGCGAGTGGCGTACGGGACCGTTGATCCAAACCTCACGAAGGCCGGAGAATTGGCGACAATCCGGCCCGGCTGA
- the sucD gene encoding succinate--CoA ligase subunit alpha, giving the protein MSIFVDDETRVVVQGITGGEGKFHTSEMITYGTNVVAGAVPGRGGDEINGVPVYNTVDAAVRTEDANAAVVFVPPRFASDAIFEALDADLELVVAITEGIPTQDMTKVHQRLSEVDTRLIGPNCPGIITPGQTKLGILPGNIFEPGSVGLVSRSGTLTYQVVSNLTDRDIGQTTAIGIGGDPIVGTSFIDTLDAFESDPHTEAVVMCGEIGGEDEEQAAAFITEQMDTPVAGFIAGRTAPPGKRMGHAGAIVSGSGTGTAESKINALTDADVPVGNTPDEVAEYIESFL; this is encoded by the coding sequence ATGAGCATCTTTGTTGACGATGAGACACGCGTTGTTGTACAGGGAATAACCGGTGGGGAAGGGAAATTCCACACCAGTGAAATGATTACATATGGGACAAACGTGGTTGCTGGTGCAGTCCCGGGTAGAGGTGGCGATGAAATCAATGGTGTCCCTGTCTATAATACGGTTGATGCAGCTGTCAGAACTGAAGATGCGAATGCGGCAGTTGTCTTTGTCCCTCCAAGATTCGCAAGCGATGCTATTTTTGAGGCACTTGACGCTGATCTTGAGCTTGTTGTTGCCATCACAGAGGGAATTCCAACCCAAGATATGACGAAGGTGCACCAACGACTCTCTGAAGTTGACACCCGACTTATTGGACCAAACTGTCCTGGAATTATTACGCCTGGTCAAACAAAGCTCGGTATTCTCCCTGGTAATATCTTTGAACCAGGAAGTGTCGGATTAGTCTCTCGATCAGGAACATTGACATATCAGGTTGTCTCGAACCTCACCGATCGAGATATTGGGCAGACAACAGCAATTGGCATTGGCGGTGACCCAATTGTTGGCACATCATTTATCGACACACTTGATGCATTTGAATCGGACCCCCACACGGAGGCTGTTGTAATGTGTGGTGAAATCGGTGGTGAAGATGAAGAACAAGCTGCTGCATTCATTACTGAACAGATGGATACACCAGTCGCAGGATTTATCGCTGGACGGACTGCCCCACCAGGAAAACGAATGGGTCATGCAGGAGCAATCGTCTCAGGTTCGGGGACCGGAACGGCTGAGTCAAAAATCAATGCACTCACCGACGCCGATGTTCCAGTTGGCAACACTCCTGATGAGGTTGCAGAATATATTGAGTCATTTTTGTAG
- a CDS encoding DUF7350 domain-containing protein — MPSSLSATRRGLLASTASLALASSAGCLQQIGFERKSAWRDPPLVSDRPDGVYIPAITEGMNMYGRTTAGRYGVALMYSYPHRFWTLAGQKKQKTPVKPDDDIHLMASLWDTKTKQPLPIDSGVTISIRRDGELITQEVAYPMISQQMGLHYGSNYSLDGEGEYSADVTIGGMSLRRTGSFTNAFGSVKTATFPFTFRTDEIYDISIGQPKNGGTSGAIDPVSMNGVPTGRTSLIDTIPDHHIGTRVADDAHFDVFIMTDTEINRQSNNNPDTPYLAVSARTPYNNIILPMMQIDTTISQHDESIATKTLTRTLDPTLGYHYGTSIPAFIHQSNTMSNEFTLEITTAIPPQIARHDGYETAFMNMNPVSLTFQMR, encoded by the coding sequence ATGCCATCATCATTATCAGCTACTCGGCGTGGACTACTCGCAAGTACTGCGTCGTTAGCGTTGGCAAGTTCTGCTGGATGTCTTCAGCAAATTGGTTTTGAGAGGAAGTCAGCATGGCGAGACCCACCATTAGTGTCAGACCGTCCGGATGGTGTATATATTCCCGCAATTACTGAAGGCATGAATATGTACGGTCGAACAACTGCTGGTCGCTATGGTGTTGCGTTGATGTATTCATATCCACATCGATTTTGGACACTTGCGGGTCAGAAAAAGCAAAAAACACCAGTTAAGCCAGATGATGACATTCATCTAATGGCTTCCCTTTGGGATACAAAGACCAAACAGCCACTCCCCATAGATTCTGGTGTCACGATTAGTATTCGACGTGATGGTGAGTTGATCACTCAGGAAGTTGCCTATCCTATGATTTCACAACAGATGGGACTCCATTATGGATCAAATTACAGTCTGGATGGAGAAGGTGAGTATAGTGCAGATGTCACTATTGGGGGGATGTCACTTCGTCGGACCGGTTCATTCACAAATGCGTTTGGATCGGTCAAAACAGCGACGTTCCCGTTCACGTTTCGGACTGATGAAATATATGATATATCGATTGGACAGCCGAAAAACGGGGGAACATCTGGCGCAATCGACCCGGTGTCAATGAATGGTGTCCCTACCGGACGGACCTCACTTATCGATACAATCCCGGATCATCATATAGGAACGCGCGTTGCTGATGATGCACACTTCGACGTGTTCATAATGACTGATACTGAGATCAACAGACAATCTAATAATAACCCTGATACTCCGTATCTGGCTGTCTCTGCTCGGACCCCATATAATAATATCATACTTCCAATGATGCAAATAGACACAACGATATCACAGCATGATGAGTCAATTGCGACAAAAACGCTTACACGAACGCTTGACCCAACTCTTGGGTATCACTACGGGACATCAATTCCTGCTTTTATTCACCAGTCGAATACCATGTCAAATGAATTTACGCTTGAAATCACAACAGCAATACCACCTCAGATAGCCAGACACGATGGATATGAAACTGCATTTATGAATATGAATCCCGTTTCACTCACGTTCCAAATGCGCTAA
- the sucC gene encoding ADP-forming succinate--CoA ligase subunit beta has protein sequence MRLHEYQAKELFADAGIPVPDSQRATSSDEVLTAVEDIGYPAAIKAQVHVGGRGKAGGIKIASNKQEAKAYAEEILGMEIKGYTVNSVLVEAGVDFENELYIGITMDRSSGKPVAMVSTEGGVDIESVAAETPDAIAREHIDPVFGLHPYQARRAVYDAGVPSDVASDVAHILSTLYTQYESADASEIEINPVMITTDRDVVAADAVMNIDEDALFRQPELASMEDTAAGDDLEIKADEYGFDYVRLDGDVGIIGNGAGLVMTTLDLVDYYGGSPANFLDIGGGAKAERVANALDMVFTDDNVDAIVFNIFGGITRGDEVATGINEALEKFDTIPKDVVVRLAGTNAEEGMEILNTDRVEVEATLEDAVEQAVINAQEVHQ, from the coding sequence ATGCGCTTACACGAATACCAGGCAAAAGAACTCTTTGCCGATGCCGGAATCCCGGTGCCTGACTCACAACGTGCAACATCATCTGATGAGGTTTTGACAGCAGTCGAAGACATTGGATACCCAGCAGCAATTAAAGCACAAGTGCATGTTGGTGGTCGCGGAAAAGCCGGCGGCATTAAAATTGCGAGTAACAAGCAGGAGGCGAAAGCGTACGCCGAAGAGATTCTTGGGATGGAGATTAAGGGCTATACAGTCAATAGCGTTCTTGTCGAAGCTGGTGTTGATTTTGAAAATGAATTATACATCGGCATTACGATGGATCGCAGCAGTGGCAAACCCGTTGCGATGGTCTCAACTGAAGGTGGGGTAGATATTGAGTCGGTTGCTGCGGAGACACCAGATGCAATCGCCCGCGAACATATTGATCCTGTATTTGGTCTTCATCCGTATCAGGCTCGACGTGCTGTCTATGATGCCGGTGTCCCCAGTGATGTTGCCTCAGATGTCGCTCACATCCTTTCAACATTGTATACACAATATGAATCCGCAGATGCGTCTGAGATCGAGATTAATCCAGTCATGATCACAACTGACCGAGACGTGGTTGCGGCTGATGCAGTAATGAATATTGATGAAGATGCGCTCTTCAGACAACCGGAACTTGCCAGCATGGAGGATACCGCCGCCGGTGATGATCTTGAAATAAAAGCAGACGAATATGGATTTGACTATGTCCGACTTGATGGGGATGTTGGAATCATCGGAAATGGGGCTGGACTTGTCATGACGACGCTTGACTTGGTTGACTATTATGGCGGATCTCCGGCAAACTTCCTTGATATTGGTGGTGGTGCAAAGGCTGAACGCGTTGCAAATGCGCTTGATATGGTGTTTACCGATGATAATGTGGATGCTATTGTGTTCAACATTTTTGGAGGAATCACACGGGGTGACGAAGTTGCAACAGGTATCAATGAAGCACTTGAAAAGTTCGATACAATTCCAAAAGATGTCGTCGTCCGACTCGCTGGAACAAACGCTGAAGAAGGTATGGAGATTCTGAATACTGACCGTGTTGAGGTTGAGGCGACACTCGAAGATGCGGTTGAACAAGCAGTGATCAATGCACAGGAGGTTCATCAATGA